TGATTCTTCCATGTTCCTCCACCTGCCTGAAGGTTCTCCTGAAGGATTCCATTATCCTTTTCTTGATCCCTGGGTTATCTGACTCCATCCTGTTAAGGAAGCCCTTTATCCCGGACCTCATTGACAGGTGGGAGTAGGGGCACTCCTCCAGGTGCACGGGCACCTGATTCATGACAGCCCAGATCCCCACCTCCCTCTCGGGGGTGTTCCAGAGAGGCTTTATGCGGGGGACCATGGCCGGGTGTATCCGCTGGAGTGATGGGCCGAACTTTGAAAATTTACGCACATCCCCCCTTACAAGGCTCATGGTAAAGGACTGTATCTCATCATCCATGTTGTGGCCGGTGGCTATCCTTGAAGCACCGAGTTCATGGGCTGTCCTGTTAAGTATCCACCTCCTGAAGACCCCGCAGGGTATGCAGGGGCTCCTGAATCCATCGGCCACATCATCAAGCCCGAAGCCGAATTCGTCCATGAAGGATTTCTCTATGAGTTCAACCTTTTTAAGCCTGGCGTTCTCCCTTGCAGCCTCAAGGCCGTGCTCCCTGTAACCTGAGATACCCTCATCGACCGTTATTGCTGTTAATTCAAATTCAAGTTCTTCACGAAGATCTGCAAGGACATGGAGTGTGAGCACACTGTCCTTTCCACCTGAAAGGGCCACTGCTATATGTTCACCCTCATCTATCAGTCTGAAGGACTCTATCAGGTCCCTGATGCGGGCTGTGAGTCTCCTGTTGAATTCTTCATGGTCCATGGAACCCTATATATGAAGGCGGCCCCATATAGTTAACCATGATAACGGCTGAAATCACCATAATACCCCTGGGTACAGGTAGCACCTCCCTCAGCAGCTACGTGGCTGCGGCGGTGGGTGCCCTTGAGGACCTTGATGTCAAGTATGAGATCTCAGGTATGGGCACCCTGGTTGAAGCTGAAGACCTGGATGAGCTCCTTGAGGCTGTGAAGGCTGCCCATGAGGCTGTCCTTGAAGCCGGCTCAGAGAGGGTCTACACAACCATCAGGATAGATGACCGGAGGGATGCTGATAGGGGCCTTAAGGACAAGGTGGAGTCCGTTAAAAGGAAAATTTAACCGTCAATACTAAAATGAACCTCAAATTTTGACTCCTTTAAAAAAAATTAGCCTGCCTCAGAATTCTCTGCTTAAAGCAGGAGAATACCTGAGCCTTACACAACCTGCCCCCTGTTACTTTTGATTTCCGATGAAATGAGTGTCACGATATGTTTACCGCTCAAAGAATGCCCTGATGGTGCCTGTAATCATTTCAAGGTCATCTGATGTGAGGGCTGGATGCACAGGGATTGAGAGAACCTCGGATGCTGCCCTTTCACTCACTGGACACTCTGCCTTGAAGCCCAGCCTCCTGTAGAGTTCCTGCATGTATATGGGCATCGGGTAATGTATGCCGGTGCCAACACCTTCCCCATTGAGGAACTCCATGAGTTCATCCCTCACATCCGGGACCCTCAGGGTGTACTGGTGGAAGACGTGCCCTACACCATCTGCAACGAAGGGTGTTTCAAGACCATCAATATCCCTGAGGTTCTCTGTAAGGTATGCTGCGTTCTCAGCCCTCCTCCTGTTGAACTCATCAAGCTTTGCAAGCTGCGCTATCCCTATTGCAGCGGCTATATCGGTCATCCTGAAGTTGTAGCCCAGGTAGGTGTGTCTGTATCGTTCTGTTTCACCATGAGCCCTTAAAACAGAGGCCATCTCTGCAATTTCCTCGTTATCTGTAGTTATAATACCTCCCTCGCCTGTTGTGATGTTCTTGGTGGGGTAGAAGCTGAAGCAGGCCGCATCACCCATTGAACCCACCTTCCTCCCACGGTACTCGGCACCATGGGCCTGTGCAGCGTCCTCAATGACCATGAGGTCATGTTCTGAGGCTATATCCATGATGGGGTCCATGTCAGCGGGCTGGCCATAGAGGTGGACCGGGATTATGGCCCTGGTCCTTGGGGTTATCAGTTCCTCTATCCCCTCAGGGTCAATGTTGTAGGTGAGGGGGTCTATGTCTGCAAAGACCGGCTCCGCACCCACGTAGAGTGCTGCGTTTGCTGTTGCCGCGAAGCTGAAGGGTGTTGTTATAACCTCATCCCCCTTCCCCACACCCGCTGCAAGGAGGGCCAGGTGGAGGGCTGTTGTACCTGAACTGGTTGCAACAGCATACTCTGTACCCGTGTATGATGCGAATTTCTCCTCAAATTCAGCCACCCTTGGTCCCTGGGCGATGAAACCTGATCTGAGCACCTTTACAACTTCCTCTATTTCCTCTTCATCGATTACTGGAGTAGCGACCGGTATCATATGAACACCTGAAAATGAACTTCACAGTTACAGTTTCAATTTTATCCTTAAAAAAACCATCACCATTATCCTGGTTGGGTGGATGTCATGAAGAGGATGTGCCTGAAACTGGTGTGGTACCACTGCAGGGTTATGGTTGATGTCACAGAGGCTGTGCTTGAAGTTACGGATCCCCCATGACACACCCCCCTGAAAATGATATAAGAACACCCAGGTCAACAACAATATAATTAACCTCAGTAATGGTCCCTGAAGATCCTCAACACATCATCATATCTCCCCCTGAATAGTATGAGGATCATGACCAGTGAAGCGATTATAAGGAAGACCGGTGATGAGTAGGGGTCGGTTGGGCTTATTATGATGGATGGAAGGTCCCCGAGGCCGCTGTCTGGTGAGCTGTGTATCACGCTCACATAGAGGTTGTTTGCAATATGCACCCCCATGGCAAGTTCCAGTCCATCATCTGCAAGGGCTGTTACCGCAAGTGCAACGCCTATTATGAAGGTGCTTATGACGATTGACAGGCTCATGGTGATGCTTGTCCCGTTCCACCAGTGCATAACAGCGAATATGGCTGAATTAAGGATTATGAGGGGGACAGGTTTTCTTATGACGGACCACATCCCCTGCATTAGGTAACCCCTGAAGAATATCTCCTCAAAGGACGCTTGGACCGGGAAGGCTATGAGTGCAAGGAGGAGGAGCCACCCGAAGGATGATGGGTTGAAGCTGAACCTGAAACCTGAAGGGTCAAGGATCATTGAAACAGCATCAACGACACCAACAATAAGAAGCCATACCAGGGCGCCCCTGAGGATCCTCCTCCAGTCAAGGTAGCCCCTTGCATTCACCGCAGATATGAATTCACGTTTATGGATAAACCTCACACCAACGTAGAGGAAAAAGAGCGAAGCCGAAAAACTAACGGCAACAAGGAGCAGGAGGATGGGCCCTGAAAATCCCCCTGAAATTATCTCGGGACTCAGGACTCCCCTGCTTAAGATGACAGCTGCTGCTATGAAGATTGCGGCTATAAAGCCCGCCCCCAGGTTTGATACTATGAAGCTCAGGAACACCGTGAAGGCATACCTCCAGAGCTCATTCCTCCCCCTGTGGACGCTGTCCAGGAACCGATACATAATACCACATTTACTTAGAGTTATGAGCATACATCATTAAGTGCAGGTGACTAATAAATATTTTCCAGGGAAAAGTGGTAGGTATGATAACGGTAAATGAGGGTTCAGTGAAAATACAGGTCCCTGATTTCAGCAGGGTTTCATCGAAGGCCCCGGTATTCTATAACCCTGACATGGAATTTAACCGGGACGTTTCTGTCCTTGCACTGCAGGTATTCCAGAGGATGGTGGACAGGGCGATAAAGGTTGCAGACACCTTTGCAGGGAGCGGTATAAGGGCCATAAGGTACCTGAAGGAGGTTGACGGTGTTGCAGAGGCTTGGGCCAATGACATAAACCCCCTTGCAGTTGAATGTATAGAGAGGAACTCCAGGATGAACTCCGTGTCACCCCTTGTGAGCCGGGAGGATGCCGGCGTATTTTTAAGGAGTAACCAGGGGGTCTTTGATTTTATTGATGTTGATCCCTTCGGGACCCCCGCACCCTTCATGGACTCTGCGGCAGCAGCCATAAGGAACCGTTCAATGATAGGTGTTACCGCAACAGACACATCAGGCCTCTGCGGGACCTATGTTAAGCCCTGCCTCAGGAAGTACTCTTCAAGGCCCCTTAAGACAGAGTACTGTCATGAGATAGGTGTGCGTATACTTGCAGGGTTTACTGCCATGAACCTTGCAAGGTACCGGAAGGGTTCGGAGTTCCTCCTTTCACACAGCACCAAGCACTACATGCGCCTGTACGTCATGGTGCGTAGGGGTGCCAGGAGGGCTGATGAGTCGCTTAAAAACATCGGTTTCATCCTGCACTGTTTCAGCTGCCTCTTCCATGGACACGTTAATGGCTTCACCCCCATTAACATGAAGTGCCCATCCTGTGGCCGGGAACTTGATGTTGCAGGGCCCCTGTGGGTTGGTGATATCCAGGACGCCGGCTTCATAGGTTCCATGATAGAGGAGGCTGAGAATAAGAAGCTGAATCAGAAAGAGAAGGTCCTCAGGTTGCTGCAGACATGTATCAGGGAGGCGGGGATGCCCCCTGGATTCTATGATGTCCATGAACTCTGCAGCAGTATGGGTGTCAGCGCGCCCCCCATCGACTCAGTGATGGACCACCTTAGGGGTGACGGTTTCAGGGTTTCAAGGACCCACTTCAAACCCACCGGTATAAAGACGGATGCTGATCTGGGGGCTGTGAAGGATGCCATAAAGGGCTCCCTAATCTAATATTTAAGTGTCTACTCATAGTTGAGCATGTTGTGGTTGTAGTAGTACTGGAGTGCCCTGGCATTTTTAAGTTCAAAGTTCCTGTAGGGGTTCTTGAGGTAGGGGAAGATTATCCCCTTTATAACGTAGAAGTAGGCGGCGATGGGCCCGTACTCCTCCCTGGCAATCTTATAGTAAAGTGGGAAACCGCAGCCCTGGTTTACAATAACATCGCCCTGCCTCACGGTGCCATGGTATACCATGGGTATGGGGTCTGTCTGGCCATGCTCGGCAGCCCTCTCCTTTATATATTGAAGGGCCTCGTCAAGGGTCCTGAACTCCCTGCCATCTGAGCGGTAGGTCCATTTGTCATCTGGAACACCGTATATCCCCTCCTGCCAGACCTCAGTCCAGTTTATACCAGGTGTGTACTGATTCTTCTCAACGTAGGCCAGTTCAAGGATGTAAACATCTCCCTCCATGTAGCACCTGTAATTTGAGCTTCCGCCGTAATGGACAACTAGTATGCATGGGGACCCCTCCTCCCTTGCATACTCTGCAAGGAGCTTTGAATGTATGTGGCCCGGGTACATGTCAGGGTTGGCGATCTTAACAAAGGCCAGTCTCCCCAGGGGCTCGAAGTCCCCTGCTGTGCTGGTGAAGTAGAAATAGCTGCCTGCAAGAATTATGATTACAAGTATAAGTGCGCCCTTATTCATCCATTACACCCGCTTCATCACATTTATAAACATCCATGATCAGTATGCATCACCTGCAAGTCACTTCTGGAAATGTTACCGTCCTCCTAGGGATTAATATCATATGTCCAGTTAAGATAAAGCAGTTTTATATAGTGGGATTTATATATTTTTAGTTGCGGATGACTCCGCGGAGGTGTAAAATTGGATATAGGAGAAATTGTGAATGATGCCATAAGGTATCCCTCCAGTGACTGGAAGAAGGTGATAATACTTGGCCTTCTCTTTTTGATCAGTTTTCTGATAATACCCATCTTCCTGGCCACTGGTTACGGGTTCAGGGCCCTTAAGGCATCAATAGCAGGTTTTGATGAGCTCCCTGAATTCGATGAATGGGGAGAGATGTTTGTTGATGGACTCAAGGTATTCGTTGTGCAGATAGTCTACATGATTGTGCCAATGATAATAATAATTGCGGGTGTATTCGGTTCCCTTTCAATGGTATCACCGGACACCGGAATGATAACAAATCCCACAGCCTTCACAGGCCTCCTTGGCGGTACAATGATAATAGGCGTCATACTTGCAATAATCCTTGGTCTTATAGAAACAATTGCAATTGCCCACATGGCCTACAATGACAGCGAACTTGGAGCAGCCTTCAGGTTCGGTGAAATCCTTGACGTCATATCCCAGATCGGATGGGTTGACTACATCATATGGTACATCGTTGTCGGGATAATAGCCGCTGTCATCGGATTCGTTGGAAGCTTTATCAGCGCCATCCCGGTTATAGGTGCAATCATAGTGGTCCTCATAATAACTCCGTACATTGTACTGTTCTGGAACCGGGCCCTTGCACTCAGATACGCCTACGAATAATAACCCCCAATTTTTTAATTTTTTCTAAACATTTATAAGGGAACAGACACCAAGCATATAAGAGTTAACATCTTCTTCTAAATCAGAATACACGAAATGACCTATCCTTTGAAAAAATTTATAATACAAACAATACAAGTATACATTGTTTAGTGGTGATTCCTATGGATGATGAAGTCGTCAAAATTGATGATATTGACAGGAAAATAATAGATCTGCTTAATGAGGATGGAAGGATGTCCTACAGGAACATCTCAAGGATACTTGATGTTTCGGTGGGGACCGTCCACAACAGGGTTGAAAAGCTCGTCCAGAAGGGTGTTATAAAGAAGTTCGTACCCATCATAGACCATTCAAAGCTCGGTTACAAGTTAACGGCCATAATCGGTGTTAAGGTTAAGGGCGGTGTCCTCAGAAACTGGGAGACAAGGACAGCCTACCACAAGAACGTCCTTGCAGTCTATGATGTTACAGGGGAATTCGATGCCATACTTAT
The sequence above is drawn from the Methanothermobacter wolfeii genome and encodes:
- a CDS encoding DegT/DnrJ/EryC1/StrS family aminotransferase gives rise to the protein MIPVATPVIDEEEIEEVVKVLRSGFIAQGPRVAEFEEKFASYTGTEYAVATSSGTTALHLALLAAGVGKGDEVITTPFSFAATANAALYVGAEPVFADIDPLTYNIDPEGIEELITPRTRAIIPVHLYGQPADMDPIMDIASEHDLMVIEDAAQAHGAEYRGRKVGSMGDAACFSFYPTKNITTGEGGIITTDNEEIAEMASVLRAHGETERYRHTYLGYNFRMTDIAAAIGIAQLAKLDEFNRRRAENAAYLTENLRDIDGLETPFVADGVGHVFHQYTLRVPDVRDELMEFLNGEGVGTGIHYPMPIYMQELYRRLGFKAECPVSERAASEVLSIPVHPALTSDDLEMITGTIRAFFER
- a CDS encoding MTH1187 family thiamine-binding protein, whose protein sequence is MITAEITIIPLGTGSTSLSSYVAAAVGALEDLDVKYEISGMGTLVEAEDLDELLEAVKAAHEAVLEAGSERVYTTIRIDDRRDADRGLKDKVESVKRKI
- a CDS encoding TIGR00269 family protein, which codes for MDHEEFNRRLTARIRDLIESFRLIDEGEHIAVALSGGKDSVLTLHVLADLREELEFELTAITVDEGISGYREHGLEAARENARLKKVELIEKSFMDEFGFGLDDVADGFRSPCIPCGVFRRWILNRTAHELGASRIATGHNMDDEIQSFTMSLVRGDVRKFSKFGPSLQRIHPAMVPRIKPLWNTPEREVGIWAVMNQVPVHLEECPYSHLSMRSGIKGFLNRMESDNPGIKKRIMESFRRTFRQVEEHGRIRECIRCGEPSSADLCKACELLEDLG
- a CDS encoding CPBP family intramembrane glutamic endopeptidase; amino-acid sequence: MYRFLDSVHRGRNELWRYAFTVFLSFIVSNLGAGFIAAIFIAAAVILSRGVLSPEIISGGFSGPILLLLVAVSFSASLFFLYVGVRFIHKREFISAVNARGYLDWRRILRGALVWLLIVGVVDAVSMILDPSGFRFSFNPSSFGWLLLLALIAFPVQASFEEIFFRGYLMQGMWSVIRKPVPLIILNSAIFAVMHWWNGTSITMSLSIVISTFIIGVALAVTALADDGLELAMGVHIANNLYVSVIHSSPDSGLGDLPSIIISPTDPYSSPVFLIIASLVMILILFRGRYDDVLRIFRDHY
- a CDS encoding tRNA (guanine(10)-N(2))-dimethyltransferase codes for the protein MITVNEGSVKIQVPDFSRVSSKAPVFYNPDMEFNRDVSVLALQVFQRMVDRAIKVADTFAGSGIRAIRYLKEVDGVAEAWANDINPLAVECIERNSRMNSVSPLVSREDAGVFLRSNQGVFDFIDVDPFGTPAPFMDSAAAAIRNRSMIGVTATDTSGLCGTYVKPCLRKYSSRPLKTEYCHEIGVRILAGFTAMNLARYRKGSEFLLSHSTKHYMRLYVMVRRGARRADESLKNIGFILHCFSCLFHGHVNGFTPINMKCPSCGRELDVAGPLWVGDIQDAGFIGSMIEEAENKKLNQKEKVLRLLQTCIREAGMPPGFYDVHELCSSMGVSAPPIDSVMDHLRGDGFRVSRTHFKPTGIKTDADLGAVKDAIKGSLI
- a CDS encoding Lrp/AsnC family transcriptional regulator; its protein translation is MDDEVVKIDDIDRKIIDLLNEDGRMSYRNISRILDVSVGTVHNRVEKLVQKGVIKKFVPIIDHSKLGYKLTAIIGVKVKGGVLRNWETRTAYHKNVLAVYDVTGEFDAILIGKFKDTSELDSFIKGLLSEGDVQRTYTQTVLNIVKEDMTSSKMIGD
- a CDS encoding DUF4013 domain-containing protein: MDIGEIVNDAIRYPSSDWKKVIILGLLFLISFLIIPIFLATGYGFRALKASIAGFDELPEFDEWGEMFVDGLKVFVVQIVYMIVPMIIIIAGVFGSLSMVSPDTGMITNPTAFTGLLGGTMIIGVILAIILGLIETIAIAHMAYNDSELGAAFRFGEILDVISQIGWVDYIIWYIVVGIIAAVIGFVGSFISAIPVIGAIIVVLIITPYIVLFWNRALALRYAYE